From one Mycolicibacterium sp. HK-90 genomic stretch:
- a CDS encoding adenylate/guanylate cyclase domain-containing protein, whose amino-acid sequence MNSDKSLARRLGRVLEGVTRQSSRLPATTPEYGSWVLGRVSESQRRRRVRIQAILTAFVILGNLLGICISMIIVTVLFPTPAVFAPSVRWITFIVAPIYMATALIVGVFWATTRVIDNVRWAIEERPPTVADQRNTFLAPFRLTRVLLFLWGVGTALLTTLYGLVDTNYIPKFLLGISFPGIVVSVSCHLFTEFALRPVAAQALEAGPPPIRLAPGIMGRTMVVWALSSGVPIVGIMLAAMFSVTLNNLTPTQFAYAVIGLGSFALVFGFLLMWILSYLTATPIRVVRAALNRVEQGDLDTNLVVFDGTELGQLQRGFNSMVHGLRERERVRDLFGRHVGREVAALAEQERPVLGGEERHAAVIFVDVIGSTQLVTTRPAVEVVDLLNRFFAVIVDEVDNHRGLVNKFEGDAILAVFGAPVSLDNAEDEALAAARAIARRLRAEVPELEAGIGVAAGQVVAGNVGAKQRFEYTVIGEPVNEAARLCDFSKQVPGHLVASSDTIANASETERSRWSLGESVTLRGLGEPTRVAVPA is encoded by the coding sequence ATGAACTCCGACAAATCGCTGGCACGACGGCTGGGCCGAGTCCTTGAGGGCGTTACCCGCCAGAGCAGCCGGCTTCCGGCGACCACACCGGAATACGGTTCGTGGGTGCTGGGCCGGGTATCGGAGAGCCAGCGCCGCCGCAGGGTTCGCATCCAGGCCATCCTCACGGCGTTCGTGATCCTGGGAAACCTGCTCGGCATCTGCATCTCGATGATCATCGTCACGGTGCTGTTCCCCACCCCGGCTGTGTTCGCTCCGTCAGTCCGCTGGATCACCTTCATCGTGGCGCCCATCTACATGGCCACAGCCTTGATCGTGGGGGTGTTCTGGGCGACAACCCGGGTGATCGACAACGTGCGCTGGGCCATCGAGGAACGCCCGCCCACTGTGGCCGATCAACGGAACACCTTCCTCGCCCCGTTCCGGCTGACCCGTGTACTGCTGTTCCTCTGGGGAGTGGGCACCGCGCTGCTGACGACCCTCTACGGACTCGTCGACACCAACTACATTCCGAAGTTCCTACTGGGCATCAGTTTTCCCGGGATCGTGGTGTCGGTCAGTTGTCATCTCTTTACCGAGTTCGCACTACGGCCGGTGGCCGCGCAGGCACTGGAGGCCGGCCCGCCGCCGATCCGGCTGGCTCCAGGCATCATGGGCCGCACCATGGTGGTGTGGGCACTGAGCTCGGGCGTCCCGATCGTGGGGATCATGTTGGCGGCGATGTTCTCCGTGACGCTGAACAACCTGACCCCGACCCAATTCGCTTACGCCGTCATCGGTCTCGGCTCGTTCGCGTTGGTATTCGGCTTCCTGCTGATGTGGATCCTGTCCTATCTGACCGCCACACCCATCCGCGTGGTGCGCGCTGCCCTCAACCGTGTCGAACAGGGCGATCTGGACACCAATCTCGTGGTGTTCGACGGCACCGAACTGGGCCAGCTGCAGCGCGGGTTCAACTCGATGGTGCACGGTCTGCGCGAGCGTGAACGGGTGCGCGACCTGTTCGGCCGCCACGTCGGCCGCGAGGTCGCCGCGCTGGCCGAGCAGGAAAGGCCCGTCCTCGGCGGCGAGGAGCGCCACGCCGCAGTGATTTTCGTCGACGTCATCGGATCGACGCAGCTGGTGACCACGCGACCCGCGGTCGAGGTGGTCGACCTGCTCAACAGGTTCTTCGCGGTCATCGTCGATGAGGTCGACAATCACCGGGGCCTGGTGAACAAGTTCGAGGGCGACGCGATCCTCGCCGTGTTCGGTGCGCCGGTGTCGCTGGACAATGCCGAGGACGAAGCCCTGGCGGCCGCCCGGGCAATCGCACGGCGGCTGCGTGCGGAGGTGCCCGAACTCGAAGCCGGTATCGGCGTTGCGGCCGGCCAGGTGGTCGCGGGCAACGTGGGCGCCAAACAACGGTTCGAATACACCGTGATCGGCGAGCCGGTCAACGAGGCGGCGCGGCTCTGCGACTTCTCCAAGCAGGTACCGGGACATCTGGTCGCCTCGTCGGACACCATCGCCAACGCGTCCGAAACGGAAAGGTCGCGTTGGTCGCTGGGCGAATCGGTCACCTTGCGCGGCCTGGGCGAGCCGACCCGGGTGGCCGTGCCCGCCTAA
- the mce gene encoding methylmalonyl-CoA epimerase, with amino-acid sequence MTADQVDARPALASALVTAIDHVGIAVPDLDAAAKWYHDNLGMIVLHEEINEEQGVREAMLSVRGAPKGSAQIQLLAPLDEKSTIAKFIDRSGPGLQQLAYRTSDIDALSERLRSQGVRLLYEAPRKGTANSRINFIHPKDAGGVLIELVEPAADSKH; translated from the coding sequence ATGACCGCCGATCAGGTTGATGCCCGTCCCGCACTCGCTTCCGCGCTGGTGACGGCAATCGATCATGTCGGCATCGCCGTCCCCGATCTCGATGCCGCGGCCAAGTGGTACCACGACAACCTCGGCATGATCGTCCTCCACGAGGAGATCAACGAGGAGCAGGGCGTGCGTGAGGCCATGCTCTCGGTGCGCGGCGCGCCCAAGGGCAGCGCCCAGATCCAGCTCCTGGCCCCGCTCGATGAAAAGTCGACGATCGCCAAGTTCATCGACCGCAGCGGTCCCGGCCTGCAGCAGCTGGCTTACCGGACCAGCGATATCGACGCGCTGAGTGAACGCCTGCGCAGCCAGGGTGTTCGGCTGCTCTACGAAGCCCCCCGCAAGGGCACAGCCAACTCGCGCATCAACTTCATCCACCCCAAGGATGCCGGCGGCGTACTGATCGAACTGGTCGAGCCGGCCGCCGATTCAAAGCACTAA
- a CDS encoding methylated-DNA--[protein]-cysteine S-methyltransferase gives MTTLQCRTVDSPVGLLTLAGRDGRLMHLRMVDQTYEPSRTGWEADDTAFPDAVEQLAAYFAGELTEFDLELDMVGTQFQRRVWEALRTIPYGETCSYGELARQIGSPAAFRAVGLANGHNPIGIIVPCHRVIGANGSLTGYGGGLDRKRALLELEKSRATPALFN, from the coding sequence ATGACAACACTGCAATGCCGCACCGTGGACAGCCCGGTGGGTCTGTTGACCCTGGCCGGCCGTGACGGACGGCTGATGCATCTCCGGATGGTCGATCAGACGTATGAGCCGAGCCGTACCGGCTGGGAAGCCGACGACACCGCTTTTCCCGACGCCGTGGAGCAGTTGGCCGCGTACTTCGCCGGCGAACTGACTGAGTTCGATCTCGAGCTGGACATGGTGGGAACACAGTTTCAGCGCCGGGTGTGGGAAGCGTTGCGAACCATTCCGTACGGGGAGACGTGCTCCTACGGCGAGCTCGCTCGCCAGATCGGGTCACCCGCTGCATTCCGGGCAGTCGGCCTGGCCAATGGGCACAATCCGATCGGAATCATCGTGCCGTGCCATCGGGTGATAGGCGCCAACGGCAGCCTCACCGGTTATGGCGGGGGCCTCGACCGCAAACGGGCATTGTTGGAATTGGAAAAGAGCCGCGCGACGCCGGCACTTTTCAATTAA
- the nucS gene encoding endonuclease NucS has translation MRLVIAQCTVDYVGRLTAHLPSARRLLLFKSDGSVSVHADDRAYKPLNWMSPPCWLTENDGDGVPVWVVENKAGEQLRITVEDVEHDSSHELGVDPGLVKDGVEAHLQVLLAEHVELLGAGYTLVRREYPTAIGPVDLMCRDELGRSVAVEIKRRGEIDGVEQLTRYLELLNRDTVLAPVTGVFAAQQIKPQARTLATDRGIRCVTLDYDQMRGMDSDEYRLF, from the coding sequence GTGCGCCTCGTGATTGCCCAGTGCACCGTCGACTATGTCGGGCGGCTGACCGCCCACCTGCCTTCGGCCCGCAGGCTGTTGTTGTTCAAGTCCGACGGTTCGGTCAGTGTCCATGCCGACGATCGCGCTTACAAGCCGCTGAACTGGATGAGTCCGCCCTGCTGGCTCACCGAGAATGACGGCGACGGCGTGCCGGTCTGGGTGGTCGAGAACAAGGCAGGCGAACAGTTGCGTATCACGGTTGAGGATGTCGAGCACGACTCCAGCCATGAACTCGGGGTCGATCCCGGCTTGGTGAAGGACGGCGTGGAGGCGCACCTGCAGGTCCTTTTGGCCGAGCATGTCGAACTGCTGGGCGCCGGCTACACCCTGGTGCGCCGTGAGTACCCCACCGCGATCGGCCCGGTGGATCTGATGTGCCGTGACGAGCTCGGTCGCTCGGTGGCTGTGGAGATCAAACGCCGCGGGGAGATCGACGGCGTCGAACAGCTGACGCGCTACCTCGAACTGCTCAACCGCGACACCGTGCTGGCTCCGGTGACGGGTGTGTTCGCCGCCCAACAGATCAAGCCGCAGGCCCGAACCCTGGCTACTGACCGCGGAATACGTTGTGTGACATTGGATTACGATCAGATGCGGGGCATGGACAGCGACGAGTACCGGCTGTTCTGA
- a CDS encoding DNA-3-methyladenine glycosylase 2 family protein translates to MHEDFDRCYRAVQSKDARFDGWFVTAVLTTGIYCRPSCPVRPPFARNMRFYPTAAAAQAAGFRACKRCRPDASPGSPEWNVRGDVVARCMRLIADGTVDREGVTGLAARIGYTTRQLQRIMQAELGANPLALARAQRAQTARVLIETTELPFADVAFAAGFASIRQFNDTVRAVSDLTPTQLRERARRRFAADASAAPGVLSLRLPVRTPFSYEGLFGHLAASAVRGLEEVRDGQYRRTLRLPHGHGVVGLAPQPDHVRCQLVLDDFRDLSAAIARCRRLLDLDADPEAVVETLQADPNLAAVVAKAPGQRIPRTVDESELALRVVIGQQVSIKAARTHVGRLVIRYGTPITDEAGGLTHVFPSNADLADLDPDHLAMPTSRRRTVAALVRAIADGELVLDPGCDWDRAREQLLALPGVGPWTTEVISMRGLGDPDAFPATDLGVRAAATLLDLPADRLVEHSTRWRPWRAYATQHLWTTLDHAVNHWPPHDQQETS, encoded by the coding sequence ATGCACGAGGATTTCGACCGCTGTTACCGGGCCGTCCAGTCCAAGGACGCCCGGTTCGACGGCTGGTTCGTCACCGCCGTGCTCACCACGGGCATCTACTGCCGCCCCAGCTGTCCGGTGCGCCCGCCGTTCGCCCGCAACATGCGTTTCTACCCGACCGCGGCCGCCGCGCAGGCTGCCGGCTTCCGAGCGTGCAAGCGATGCCGCCCTGATGCGTCCCCGGGCTCGCCCGAATGGAATGTGCGTGGCGATGTCGTCGCCCGGTGTATGCGGCTGATCGCAGACGGCACCGTGGACCGCGAAGGAGTGACGGGGCTGGCCGCCCGAATCGGTTACACCACCCGGCAGTTACAGCGCATCATGCAGGCCGAACTGGGCGCGAATCCCCTGGCCCTGGCCCGGGCTCAACGGGCCCAGACAGCCCGGGTGTTGATCGAAACCACCGAATTACCGTTCGCCGATGTGGCATTCGCCGCCGGCTTCGCCAGCATCCGGCAGTTCAACGACACCGTCCGTGCGGTGAGTGATCTGACGCCGACGCAGCTGCGGGAACGTGCCCGCCGGCGGTTCGCCGCCGACGCCTCTGCAGCCCCCGGGGTGTTGTCGCTGCGGTTACCGGTCCGGACCCCGTTCTCCTACGAAGGGTTGTTCGGCCACCTGGCAGCCAGCGCCGTGCGCGGTTTGGAGGAGGTGCGCGACGGCCAGTACCGGCGAACCCTGCGGCTGCCGCATGGCCACGGCGTGGTGGGCCTGGCGCCCCAACCCGATCACGTGCGGTGCCAGCTGGTCCTCGACGACTTCCGCGACCTCTCTGCTGCCATCGCCCGCTGCCGGCGCCTGCTGGACCTCGATGCCGACCCCGAGGCAGTCGTGGAGACGTTGCAGGCGGACCCGAACCTGGCCGCGGTGGTGGCGAAGGCCCCGGGACAGCGCATCCCCCGCACCGTGGACGAATCCGAACTGGCACTCCGGGTGGTCATCGGCCAGCAGGTGTCGATCAAGGCGGCGCGAACCCATGTGGGACGCCTCGTCATTCGATACGGGACTCCGATCACCGACGAAGCGGGCGGTCTGACGCACGTGTTCCCCAGTAACGCCGATCTGGCCGACCTGGACCCCGACCACCTGGCGATGCCTACGTCCAGACGTCGGACGGTGGCCGCCCTGGTGCGGGCGATCGCCGATGGCGAGCTCGTCCTCGACCCGGGCTGCGACTGGGACCGGGCCCGTGAGCAACTCCTGGCGCTTCCCGGGGTGGGGCCGTGGACGACCGAGGTGATCTCCATGCGCGGACTGGGCGACCCCGACGCCTTTCCAGCCACCGATCTCGGGGTCCGGGCGGCGGCCACGCTTCTCGACCTTCCGGCCGATCGCCTCGTGGAGCACAGCACCCGATGGAGACCCTGGCGTGCGTACGCGACCCAACACCTCTGGACCACACTGGACCACGCGGTGAACCACTGGCCCCCGCACGATCAACAGGAGACGTCATGA
- the glsA gene encoding glutaminase A: MAALVQKYLDQIRAEQIGLRDGAPASYIPELANVDPDGFGLSLSSSDGYVYESGDSALEFTIQSISKPFTYALALDQLGQDAVDARIGVEPSGEAFNEISVDKATKTPKNPMINAGAIAAVSLIPGVDADERFDRIHQFYSACAGRSLDFDPAVYASEKATGNRNRAIAYMLTSFGVLEGDPDEVLDVYFRQCSVKVTSTDLARMAATLARGGLNPLTGRRVTDANVVRRTLSVMVTCGMYDAAGDWVSAVGMPAKSGVGGGIVAVLPGQLGIGVYSPRLDPRGNSVRGVEVCRNLSSQLGLHFLTVSRESSATLRAVFDAGPGVRVYEVQGDLLFAGAEQVLRTAEQDRGQYEVAVLDVTRVDDIDNAARGMLTGMRAGLTAAGKEAYLVDPDGRVVPADRRADYDGIVFGTVDEALEAARQSGAG, translated from the coding sequence GTGGCCGCTCTGGTGCAGAAGTACCTGGACCAGATTCGTGCCGAGCAGATCGGCCTGCGCGATGGCGCCCCGGCAAGCTATATCCCGGAGCTGGCCAATGTCGACCCCGACGGATTCGGCCTCAGCCTGTCGTCCTCCGACGGCTATGTTTACGAATCCGGAGACAGCGCACTGGAATTCACCATCCAGTCGATCTCGAAGCCGTTCACCTATGCGCTGGCCCTGGATCAGCTCGGTCAGGATGCCGTCGATGCCCGCATCGGCGTAGAGCCCTCTGGTGAGGCCTTCAACGAGATCAGTGTCGACAAGGCCACCAAGACGCCGAAGAACCCGATGATCAATGCCGGTGCCATCGCCGCGGTTTCGCTGATACCCGGTGTCGATGCCGACGAACGTTTCGATCGGATCCACCAGTTCTACTCGGCATGCGCCGGCCGTAGCCTCGATTTCGACCCGGCTGTTTACGCGTCGGAGAAGGCGACCGGAAACCGCAACCGGGCCATCGCCTACATGCTCACCAGTTTCGGTGTGCTGGAGGGTGATCCGGATGAGGTCCTCGACGTGTATTTCCGGCAGTGCTCGGTCAAGGTGACCAGCACCGACCTGGCCCGCATGGCTGCGACGCTGGCCCGGGGCGGACTCAACCCGTTGACCGGCCGCCGGGTGACGGACGCCAACGTGGTGCGTCGCACCCTGAGCGTGATGGTGACGTGCGGCATGTACGACGCGGCGGGGGATTGGGTCAGTGCCGTGGGTATGCCTGCCAAGAGTGGCGTCGGAGGCGGCATCGTCGCGGTGCTTCCCGGGCAGCTCGGCATCGGGGTCTACTCGCCGCGCCTGGATCCCCGCGGCAACAGTGTTCGTGGGGTGGAGGTGTGCCGAAACCTGTCCTCACAGCTGGGATTGCATTTCCTCACCGTCAGCCGCGAGTCGTCGGCGACGTTGCGGGCGGTATTCGATGCCGGCCCGGGCGTCCGGGTGTATGAGGTTCAAGGTGATCTGCTGTTCGCCGGTGCCGAACAGGTGCTGCGGACCGCCGAGCAGGACCGTGGACAGTACGAGGTCGCCGTTCTGGACGTCACCCGGGTCGACGACATCGACAATGCCGCGCGCGGAATGCTGACCGGCATGCGGGCCGGCCTGACCGCCGCGGGCAAGGAGGCCTACCTCGTCGACCCGGACGGCCGGGTGGTTCCCGCCGACCGGCGCGCCGATTACGACGGCATCGTGTTCGGCACCGTCGACGAGGCGTTGGAGGCCGCGCGGCAGTCGGGTGCCGGTTAG